Below is a genomic region from Candidatus Saccharimonadia bacterium.
TGGGAACAGATTAAATACCCGAGACACCCCAAGAAACAGCTCTCTCATTACAAGCAATTCTTTGAGGCCCTGATGCGGGAGGCCTACGGTCCGCCGACGGATATGATTACGGGAGGGCTGGGGAAGTGAGGGTGGGTCAGATTTACCGCTTATGCTTATTGCAGATTCAAGATAGCAGCATAGGTTTGGGCCTGTTTTTGGCTCACCCTACCCAACAAACTCACGCCTCGATTCTTTGCCCCCATGATCAAGCGACTCAGCGCCGTGATGTCGTCCACGTCCACTTCGCGCAATTTTGCCAAGCCGGTATCGAAGTCACGCACCACTTCCTCGTCGTCATACCAATCCATGTACCACTGCAAAATGTCAGCCGCCGTTTGCGTCGAACGCGTGATGGTGCCAATGAGCAAATCCTTCGCCGCCACCAGCTCAGCTTGGGTGGTCTTGCCCGCGGCCAACTCGCCCATATGGCGCGCCATTGCCTCAAACAATGCCTCCGCGTGATCGGGCGTCACGTACCCGTTGAAGCCAAATTGGCTGTTCCCCGGCTCACTATACCCCACCGCTCCCACCCCGTAGGCCAAACCCCGCCGCCGCGCCTCCCCGAGTACCCGCGAGCCCATGCCACCCACGAGCAGCATCCGCAGCAGCGACAGAGTCGAGCGCTCATGTTCACCCAGCTCACCAAAATAAATCCCGCTGCGGTAATACAGCTGATCAATATCACGATGCGTCACCACCGGCGCAGCCGCCCCCTTGCCCACCACGTGACGCAAAGCCAGGCGCCGGCCCCGCGGCAGGCGCTCAAACATCGCCTCCAGCCGCGCCACGACCACCTCGCCTCCATCCGGAAAATGCCCCGCCACGTAAAACCGCGCATTTCGCGCCGTATGCGTGCGGCCATGATGAGCCTCGAGCGCATCAAGCGTAATTCCATCGAGCTGCCCAATCCGTTGCTCATAATCACGCCACAATCTCGGCGCCGCCTGCGCTGCCAACCGAATGCTACACACCGACATGTGCTGCGTAGTATTGCGCGTCAGCTCCTCGCGCACGTTGCTGCGCTCCGCCTCGAAAGCGGCCGGCGAAAACAACGGCTCGCACAACTGCTCTTCCAGCAAATCCAAGATACGATTCAGTTCAAATGCCGCAAATTCGTAAATATATTCGTTGGTTTCAGCGCTCGTGGAAGCATTCATATAAGCACCGTTTTTCTGCGCCGCTACGATAAACGCATTCTGCTCCGAGTGACGCCGCGTCACCGTTGCCAGCAAATGCTCCAAAATATGCGGCACCTCATACGCCTCGGGGTCGCTAAATTCAAATCCCGAGTGAAACGTCACGCGCAAATTCACCACCGCACTCCCCGGCACGTCCACGATGAGCCCTTGCGGGCCGCTCGCCAGTCGTCGTTCAAACACTCGATGTATCATAGCTTCCCCAAATGTTTGCTAATTACCCGTCACCACGCGGCGCAATAGCCGCCCAAACCAGCGCTCTGGCAGCAACCGCCGCGCCAGCGCCAGCGCCGCCGTCTGCCCCAGCGGGTAGCGCAGACGACCGCTGCGATCCTCCACCGCCCGCACAATCCCCGCCGCCACCTTGTCGGCCGACAACCCCTGGTCCGACTCGCCGCTCAGGCTCGCCTCGGTCCGGGGGCCCAGCTCGCCATTGACCCATTTGCGGCCACTCCCCCGCTGAAGTCCGCGCCAAAAACCGGTATTGACGCTGCTCGGCTCCACCAGTTTCACACGCACCTTACTCACCGCCAACTCCATGGCCAGCGACTCCAGCAGCCCCTCCAGGCCAAATTTCGAGGCCGAGTAGAGCGAATACCCAGCCAACCCGTTGCGCCCCACCAGACTCGACACACCCACGATCACCCCCGATCCCTGCCGGCGCATCAAGGGCGCCGCATGCCGAATAAGCTCAGCCGGAGCCAGAGTATTCACTCTCAGCTGTTCGTCCATCTGAGCATATTCCAGCGTGTCGATCGGACCAATCAAGCCGTACCCAGCATTACACACCAGCGCGTCGATCCGCCCGTAGGTGCGCCACGTCTTCTGTACCACTCGCTCCAAATCACGCGCGTTGAGCATATCTGCCACCTGCAAATCCACCTGGTGACCGCGCAGCGCCGCCGGCTGCATTCGCCCGCGCACTGTCCCCACCACGATCCACCCCCGCGCCGCCATCAACGCCGCCGTGGCGAGTCCGATGCCCCCCGATACGCCGGTGATGATAGCCACGGGCTTGGCCGCCTTGGTCACTCCCCTAGCTCCTGATGCACCATCGCCTTAAATTGTTCACCCCGGTCTTTATAGTCGCGGAACATGTCAAATGACGCACAGGCCGGCGACAGCAGCACCACGTCGCCCGGCTGAGCCACTGCCCGCGCCGCCGCCACAATCTCGGCCATGGAGCCGCCACCGGCCCGCGCGTCGCGGTACCCCGCCGCCTCCAGCGCCTCGCGAATTCGCCCCGCCATGGCGCCGATGAGCAGCACCGCCCGCACATTACTGCGCGTCACCACTTCACCCAACTCCTCGTACCGCGACCGCTTATCTGAGCCACCCAGTATCAGTACCTTGGGCTCATCAAACGACGCTACCGCTGCTACAGCAGTCTCCGGAGTCGTCGAGAAAGAATCATCATAATACCGCACCTGGTCGATCTCCCCTACCAGCTCCAGACGATGCTCCAAACCCTTGAATTCGCGCACCGCCCGCCGCGCCGGCCCCAAGTCATCCCCCACCACTTCCTGCGCCGCGGTAACTGCCGCACAAATATTCTCGAGATTATGCGGCCCCACGAGACCCACCTCGGTCGTGGCGCACACCACCTCGGCCCCCAGCATAATGCGCCCACCGCTCACCACCGCCCCTGGAGCTTCCAGGTACGGCACCTTGCGACCCGGCGAAAGCTGCGCAATCTGGGTCGAAAAATCATTCTTGGCGTTGTAAATCGCCACGTCACCCGCCTGCTGATGCCAAAACAAATTGCCCTTGGCTGCCACGTATTCGCGTACATCGCGGTGCCAATCCAAATGCTCCGGCGCCACCATCAAGCACACTGCAATGTGCGGGCTCACATCCAGATCCATCAGCTGAAAACTCGATAGCTCTAGCACCACCACATCGCTTGCCTTCACCTTGGCCAAAAAATCCAACGGCGACACACCGATATTACCCCCCAGCCATACCCGCTTACCCGCCGCTTCCAGAATGCGCGCTATTAGCGTGGAAGTCGTCCCCTTACCCTTGGTGCCGGTCACACCTATGATCCGCGCCGGACACTTATCAAAAAATTCCCGCACCCCCGAGGTCACCGGCGCCTTAGTCTTGATGTCACGTGGCTTGATACCCGGCGACCGCACTACCAAGTCGTAGTCGTTCAACCCTTTCAGATAATCCGGGCCCAAGACGGTCGCCACCCCAGCTGGCACCGACGCGTTGGCCGACCGATCCCGCAAGGTCACTTGCGCCGACTTCGCCAGCCAGTAGCGCACCGCCGACTGGCCCTCAACCCCGCCGCCTAGCACAGCTACCCTCATGCTCATCGCCGCTTCTTGCGTTTTTTGTTGGTCGATTTCGTAGCCGAGGCTGCCGTTACCGGCCGCGTTCGCCGCTCCTGCCGAGAGCGCCCATCTGATGGCGGCGAAATCCCGTCCATCTCCACATTCGTTGAAGCCTGCTCGGCTGCTCGAGTGAGCGCCGTTTCCACCGGCGCCTCGGCGGCTTGCGCTGTCACGCTCACCTTAAAGATCGTGGTGGCAATCTCCGCATCAAGCAGCGCCATAAATTGCTTAAACATGCGGAAACCTTCGCGCTTGTACTCCACCAGTGGATCGCGCTGACCCACGGCCCGCAACCCGATTCCCGACCGCAGGCTATCCATAGCCTCCAGATGCTCGATCCAGAGCCGATCGAGCGCATTAATGTACGTAAATCGCTCCACCATGCGCATCACCGACGGCGTAAATTGCTCGGTGCGAGCGTCATACATCTTCACGGCCTCCTCAAGCACCAAATCCGTAACCTCGGTCTCGTGCGCCCGCTCCAGGCTCTCGGCCAGCTCGGCACTCACCGGCAAAATGCTCGCCACCGCCTCGCGCAACGCCGTATGGTCGATCTCGTTCGTGCGGCTATTGGTGTGCGCCCGCAGCATCGCCGCCACTTCCGTCCGCATCATCTCGAGCATGTCGTCGCGCAGCGTCTCCGCCGCCAAGGCCTTGCGCCGCCGCGAGTAGACCGCTTCGCGGTGCTTGTTCATCACGTCATCGTATTCCACGAGTTGCTTGCGCGTGTCGAAGTTGTGACCCTCCACCTTTTTCTGCGCACTTTCCAAACTCCGACTCACCAATTTATTCTCGATCGGCGTTTCATCATCGAGGCCCAGCGTATCCATCACGCCCGCAATCCGCTCCGAGCCAAAAATGCGCATCAGGTCGTCTTCGAGCGACACATAAAATTGGCTCGATCCCGGATCACCCTGTCGCCCGCCGCGCCCGCGCAGCTGGTTGTCGATGCGCCGGCTCTCATGCCGCTCGGTGCCGAGCACGTGCAGCCCGCCCAGCTTATCCACACCCGGCTCCAGCATAATGTCGGTGCCGCGCCCCGCGATGTTGGTCGCTAGCGTCACCGCTCCCCGCCGCCCCGCCGCCGCCACGATCGCCGCCTCGGCCTCATTGTTCTTGGCGTTCAAAATCTGATGCGGCACGCCCAAATCCGTCAAATACCGCCCGAGCAGCTCATTCTTGGCAATCGATACCGTACCAATGAGTACCGGTTGGCCCTTGGCGTGCATCGCCGCCACCTCTTTGGCCACCGACCGAAACTTGCCATCCTCAGTTTTATAAATCCGGTCGGGCAAATCGCGCCGCACCATCGGCCGGTGCGTCGGAACCGTGACCACATCGAGCGCATAAATCTTGCCAAACTCCTCCGCCTCGGTCGCCGCCGTGCCCGTCATGCCCGAAAGCTTTTCGTACAGCCGGAAGTAATTTTGGAACGTCACCGTCGCCAGCGTCAGCGATTCTTGCTGAATCTGCACCTTCTCTTTAGCCTCCACCGCCTGGTGCAATCCGTCGCTCCACCGCCGTCCCGGCATCAGCCGCCCCGTAAACTCGTCCACAATAATAATTTCACCATCGCGCACCACATAATCCCGGTCGCGAAAGTACAGCGCCCGCGCCCGCACTGATTGTTCCACGTGATGCACGTCATCGATCCGACCAGCTTCGTACACATTGTCCACCCCCAGCGCCCGCTCGATCGCCTCCACGCCTTCATCGGTCAGCGACACCGCCTTGAGTTTTTCGTCGACCGTATAGTCTTTTTCGGGCGTCAGCGTCGCCGCCAAACGCGCAAATTCATAGTATTTGTCGGTAGCCTCATTAGCCGGCGCCGAAATAATTAACGGCGTGCGTGCCTCATCAATCAAAATCGAGTCTACCTCGTCTACGATCGCGTAATGCAGCGGCCGCTGCACCATTTTGGCCAGGTCATCCACCATGTTGTCGCGCAAGTAATCAAACCCAAACTCATTATTGGTGCCGTAGGTGATGTCGGCCGCATACGCCTCCCCGCGCGACACCGGCCGCAGATGGTTCAAGCGCTCGTCGCCGTGCTCATCGGAGCTGTACTCGGGATCGTACACATACGCCGTATCGTGCACGATAATGCCAGTGGTCATGCCCAGCGCCAGATACACTTGGCCCATCCAGCCGCCGTGCAAACTCGCCAAATAATCGTTGACGGTCACCACATGTACACCCTTGCCGGTCAATGCGTTCAAATACGTCGGCGCCGTAGCCACCAACGTCTTGCCTTCACCCGTCCGCATCTCGGCGATTTTGCCTTTGTGAAGGACAATTCCACCCACAAATTGAACGTCAAAATGGCGCATGCCCACCACCCGGCTAGCCGCTTCGCGCACCACCGCAAACGCCTCGGGCAGCAAGCCATCAAGCGACTCACCACCGGCCAGGCGCTCCTTAAATTCGGTCGTCTTGGCGCGCAGTTGCTCATCCGAGAGCTTCTTTAAGCCCTCTTCTTCGGCATTTACGCGCTCCACCAAGACCCGCGCTCGCTTCACTTCGCGAACGTTGGGGTCACCCAGCAATTTCGTAATCAGTTTATAAGCCATAGTTCAATAACAAAGGCCGTTTGAGCGGCCCGCTCCCGCTAGTTTACCATCAGATACGCCGCGACGCGAGAAGCCCCGCCGCCTTAAGCCGTGTCCGGCTCAGGGGCCTCCGTCTCGTCCACCGCCGGCGCCGACCGCCGGCCCAGCCACTTGGGCACCATGCGGGCGCGACGCGGCTCCAAGGTGTGCTTGTCTTTGTATTTCGCCAGTTGTGCGCGCAGCTTAGCTTCTACGATGTCCACCGCCGCGTACACATTTACCGTGCCCTCGCGGCTCACCAATTGGACCCCTCGCACGCTCAGCACGGCCTCGCACACATACCGGTTGTCCTCGCGACCGCTCGGATCATCCTCGAGTATCACCGCGCAACTCGCCGTCTCACGGACCTGCCGCGGCAAATATTTCTCGAGACCGCCGATTTTATCATCGATGTAGGCCCGCATTTTGTCGTCCACCTCAAAATTTCGTCCAGTCAGTTCGCACTTCATCATAGGAACTCCCTCCCGTAATACTTCACCAAGGCCTTCGGTACCTTCACGCTACCATCCTCCTGCTGATAGTTCTCAATGATCGCAATAAGCGGCCGCATCGACAACGCCGTGGCGTCATTCGAATGAGCCAGCTCCACTGCACCGCCGGTCCGTCGCACCCGCAGCTGCAACCGCCGCGTCTGATAATCGGTCATATAATCCGCCGTGTGGGTTTCGCGGTATTTACCCTGACCCGGCAACCACGTATCAATATCCACCCCCCTCGCGTTGGGCTTCCCGATGTCAGCCGTACATTTCATAATTACCTGATACGGCAGCTCCAACTGACTCACCAAATACTCCTGGATTGCAATCATAAACAAGTGCTCATCAAGCGACGTTTCGGCCGTCGTGATGCTCTCAAGCTCCAACTTGTCAAACTGGTGCATGCGCAAAATGCCCTCCATATCCTTGCCGTACGTCCCCGCCTCCTTGCGAAAACTCGTCGCATACCCGGCGTAGCGTACGGGCAAATCGGCCTCTGGCAAAATCTCGCCGGCATGCATCGAGCCCAACACATGCTCCGCACTGCCCTGCAGCCACAATTCTTCACCCTCAATCTTGTAGCGGTCATCGCGCGGCTCCAGCCGGTCCATGGCCTCGTACGGCTCAGTGCGAATCATGAGCGGCGGCAGCACCGGCACAAACGGCTTGGTACTCACCTTGCCCGCCAGCCCCGCATCGGCCGCAATGCGCTCAAGCACCGCCTCATCGGTCAAAACATCGAGTGCAAAATTAATCAACGCCAGATGCAACCGCACCAAATCACCCTTGAGGTAGGCAAACCGCGAACCTGCCACTTTGGCCGCCCGCTCCTTGTCGATCCAACCCTTGGCTTCACCGATCTGCCAGTGATTCTTGGGCTCAAAGGCAAACTGCGTCGGCTCCCCCACCGTCTTCGCGACCACATTTTCGTCTTCGGTTTTGCCCACTGGCACATCCGCCGCCGGCAGATTGGGCACCTGCTTAAGTAACGCCAGATACTCGGCGTCAACCTTCACAAATTCGCCTTCGAGCTTAGCCAGAGCCGCCTTGAGCTTCTTGCCAGCCTCAATCTGCTCCGCGGTCGGTTTGCCCTTTTTAAGCCCGCCCGAAAGCTCATTGCGTTCTTGACGCTGTTGCTCCGTCTGCGTGGTCAACTCCCGCCGCCGAGTATCAAGCTCCAAAATCCGGTCGATATCCGCCGACGAGATCGCAGCGTTCTTGTGTTTGGCAGCTGCTTTCACGACCTCTGGCTGCTCCCGCAGCACCCGAATATCTATCATGTGGCCTCCAGTTGTAGGCTAATTATACGTCCGCCGGCCACGCGCCACAAACGTGAGCACTTAGCCCTGCAGCCGCAGCCGCCGCAGCAAAAAATCCCGATCTAGCGAGGCCAAAAACCACCCTGCCTTCGGACCCGAATCCTTGCCCAGCAGCACCCGATACAGCGTCACGAAGGCCTGCCCCGGCTTGATCCCGGCCACCTCGGCCGCCGCATACACCGCATCGTGCATACCCTGGCCATTCAGATCGTCCTCTGCCTCAATCGTACCCGCCAGGTGCTGCAAAAATTTCCGCTGTTCGTCACCGAGCTCTACCGTCGGCAGCTCGGTCTGCACCGCAAACTTCACGCTCTCGGGAGCGTATTTAGCCAGCCAGGTTTTCACAAACCCCAGCTCCCGCTCGATCACCGACCATTGCTCGGCCACCGCGTACCCCGTGCGCTCCAAAATTTCGCGCACCGTCGCCGCATCCTCGCGCGCCGCCTGGTACACCGCCACCAAATGGCTAAACGGCACCTGCGAGATTCCCGCCTCGCCCCCCGCCGCATGAGCATAGGCCATCGCGGTCGTCGGCGCCTCAGACTGCGCCTTGGAATAATCATCAATGAGGCTATACAGCCCCAAGCCCGAATCAAACGTGAGCGTCCGCGACGGCCGCGCCGAAATCACAAAATAACGCAAAATCTCCGGCGGCATCACATCGAGCGCATCCTGGGGCGTCAACACATTACCCACCGATTTGCTCATTTTCTTCGTGTCACCCAACGGATTAATAAACTCATAGGGCACCGGATACGGCGCCTCGCCGCCAAAAATCTTCTCTACCAGCACCGCCCCCGTATCATACGAACCACCCTTGGTGGCATGATCACGCCCAAACGGCTCCACATTCACCCCCCACTTCGCCCACCGCGCCGGCCAATCAAGCCGCCAGTCCAGCTTCACCCGGCCGCCGCCAACCGCCACTGTACCCGTATTGCCTTCACGATCACGCCACGTCACCTCATGGGTGGCGCTGTTCCAACCCGCAAATTTGCGCGTCCGCAAGCTATTATCGTCGTCCAAAATTTGCACCGGCGCCCAGTGCTCATCAAGCTGGCGCCCACCAACATCGACCAAAATCTGCCGCACACTATCCATCTCATCGAGCGCCTTGACGATCTCATGCGCAAACAAACCATGCGGGTAGGTATCGTGCCCGTACACTGTCTCGTCCGGCATCGCGCCGAGCGCCATCAACCCGTCGTGGAGCTGGCTCACAAAATGCGCCGCGTAGCTCTCATGGCAATCAAACGGATCCGGCACCACCGCCACCGGCTGCCCCACGTACCGCTTCCATTCTTCCGGCACAAATTG
It encodes:
- the lysS gene encoding lysine--tRNA ligase, yielding MPEAAAQDWLDQLVEKVTQAHPEGMLVVSSGHSPSGTYHVGTLREVMTANAITWALRRAGRQARHLDFVDDFDAFRKVPQFVPEEWKRYVGQPVAVVPDPFDCHESYAAHFVSQLHDGLMALGAMPDETVYGHDTYPHGLFAHEIVKALDEMDSVRQILVDVGGRQLDEHWAPVQILDDDNSLRTRKFAGWNSATHEVTWRDREGNTGTVAVGGGRVKLDWRLDWPARWAKWGVNVEPFGRDHATKGGSYDTGAVLVEKIFGGEAPYPVPYEFINPLGDTKKMSKSVGNVLTPQDALDVMPPEILRYFVISARPSRTLTFDSGLGLYSLIDDYSKAQSEAPTTAMAYAHAAGGEAGISQVPFSHLVAVYQAAREDAATVREILERTGYAVAEQWSVIERELGFVKTWLAKYAPESVKFAVQTELPTVELGDEQRKFLQHLAGTIEAEDDLNGQGMHDAVYAAAEVAGIKPGQAFVTLYRVLLGKDSGPKAGWFLASLDRDFLLRRLRLQG
- the serS gene encoding serine--tRNA ligase; this translates as MIDIRVLREQPEVVKAAAKHKNAAISSADIDRILELDTRRRELTTQTEQQRQERNELSGGLKKGKPTAEQIEAGKKLKAALAKLEGEFVKVDAEYLALLKQVPNLPAADVPVGKTEDENVVAKTVGEPTQFAFEPKNHWQIGEAKGWIDKERAAKVAGSRFAYLKGDLVRLHLALINFALDVLTDEAVLERIAADAGLAGKVSTKPFVPVLPPLMIRTEPYEAMDRLEPRDDRYKIEGEELWLQGSAEHVLGSMHAGEILPEADLPVRYAGYATSFRKEAGTYGKDMEGILRMHQFDKLELESITTAETSLDEHLFMIAIQEYLVSQLELPYQVIMKCTADIGKPNARGVDIDTWLPGQGKYRETHTADYMTDYQTRRLQLRVRRTGGAVELAHSNDATALSMRPLIAIIENYQQEDGSVKVPKALVKYYGREFL
- a CDS encoding SDR family NAD(P)-dependent oxidoreductase; this encodes MTKAAKPVAIITGVSGGIGLATAALMAARGWIVVGTVRGRMQPAALRGHQVDLQVADMLNARDLERVVQKTWRTYGRIDALVCNAGYGLIGPIDTLEYAQMDEQLRVNTLAPAELIRHAAPLMRRQGSGVIVGVSSLVGRNGLAGYSLYSASKFGLEGLLESLAMELAVSKVRVKLVEPSSVNTGFWRGLQRGSGRKWVNGELGPRTEASLSGESDQGLSADKVAAGIVRAVEDRSGRLRYPLGQTAALALARRLLPERWFGRLLRRVVTGN
- the murD gene encoding UDP-N-acetylmuramoyl-L-alanine--D-glutamate ligase, with the protein product MSMRVAVLGGGVEGQSAVRYWLAKSAQVTLRDRSANASVPAGVATVLGPDYLKGLNDYDLVVRSPGIKPRDIKTKAPVTSGVREFFDKCPARIIGVTGTKGKGTTSTLIARILEAAGKRVWLGGNIGVSPLDFLAKVKASDVVVLELSSFQLMDLDVSPHIAVCLMVAPEHLDWHRDVREYVAAKGNLFWHQQAGDVAIYNAKNDFSTQIAQLSPGRKVPYLEAPGAVVSGGRIMLGAEVVCATTEVGLVGPHNLENICAAVTAAQEVVGDDLGPARRAVREFKGLEHRLELVGEIDQVRYYDDSFSTTPETAVAAVASFDEPKVLILGGSDKRSRYEELGEVVTRSNVRAVLLIGAMAGRIREALEAAGYRDARAGGGSMAEIVAAARAVAQPGDVVLLSPACASFDMFRDYKDRGEQFKAMVHQELGE
- the secA gene encoding preprotein translocase subunit SecA, yielding MAYKLITKLLGDPNVREVKRARVLVERVNAEEEGLKKLSDEQLRAKTTEFKERLAGGESLDGLLPEAFAVVREAASRVVGMRHFDVQFVGGIVLHKGKIAEMRTGEGKTLVATAPTYLNALTGKGVHVVTVNDYLASLHGGWMGQVYLALGMTTGIIVHDTAYVYDPEYSSDEHGDERLNHLRPVSRGEAYAADITYGTNNEFGFDYLRDNMVDDLAKMVQRPLHYAIVDEVDSILIDEARTPLIISAPANEATDKYYEFARLAATLTPEKDYTVDEKLKAVSLTDEGVEAIERALGVDNVYEAGRIDDVHHVEQSVRARALYFRDRDYVVRDGEIIIVDEFTGRLMPGRRWSDGLHQAVEAKEKVQIQQESLTLATVTFQNYFRLYEKLSGMTGTAATEAEEFGKIYALDVVTVPTHRPMVRRDLPDRIYKTEDGKFRSVAKEVAAMHAKGQPVLIGTVSIAKNELLGRYLTDLGVPHQILNAKNNEAEAAIVAAAGRRGAVTLATNIAGRGTDIMLEPGVDKLGGLHVLGTERHESRRIDNQLRGRGGRQGDPGSSQFYVSLEDDLMRIFGSERIAGVMDTLGLDDETPIENKLVSRSLESAQKKVEGHNFDTRKQLVEYDDVMNKHREAVYSRRRKALAAETLRDDMLEMMRTEVAAMLRAHTNSRTNEIDHTALREAVASILPVSAELAESLERAHETEVTDLVLEEAVKMYDARTEQFTPSVMRMVERFTYINALDRLWIEHLEAMDSLRSGIGLRAVGQRDPLVEYKREGFRMFKQFMALLDAEIATTIFKVSVTAQAAEAPVETALTRAAEQASTNVEMDGISPPSDGRSRQERRTRPVTAASATKSTNKKRKKRR
- a CDS encoding insulinase family protein, encoding MFERRLASGPQGLIVDVPGSAVVNLRVTFHSGFEFSDPEAYEVPHILEHLLATVTRRHSEQNAFIVAAQKNGAYMNASTSAETNEYIYEFAAFELNRILDLLEEQLCEPLFSPAAFEAERSNVREELTRNTTQHMSVCSIRLAAQAAPRLWRDYEQRIGQLDGITLDALEAHHGRTHTARNARFYVAGHFPDGGEVVVARLEAMFERLPRGRRLALRHVVGKGAAAPVVTHRDIDQLYYRSGIYFGELGEHERSTLSLLRMLLVGGMGSRVLGEARRRGLAYGVGAVGYSEPGNSQFGFNGYVTPDHAEALFEAMARHMGELAAGKTTQAELVAAKDLLIGTITRSTQTAADILQWYMDWYDDEEVVRDFDTGLAKLREVDVDDITALSRLIMGAKNRGVSLLGRVSQKQAQTYAAILNLQ
- the raiA gene encoding ribosome-associated translation inhibitor RaiA, encoding MMKCELTGRNFEVDDKMRAYIDDKIGGLEKYLPRQVRETASCAVILEDDPSGREDNRYVCEAVLSVRGVQLVSREGTVNVYAAVDIVEAKLRAQLAKYKDKHTLEPRRARMVPKWLGRRSAPAVDETEAPEPDTA